The Spirosoma radiotolerans genome has a window encoding:
- a CDS encoding DUF72 domain-containing protein produces the protein MNKHIKVGTCGFNGAKNDYAQQFACVEVQQTFYQPPLLATLARWRAQVPTQFEFTLKAWQLITHQAKSPTYKRLRISLSEQERAEAGFFKPTAIVNQAWQLTLESAKALKATTILFQCPASFTQTPEHINHLVDFFTNIERTGLRLCWEPRGQWDQEVVGDLCQELDLWHVVDPFARATMTPEQCYFRLHGRQGWRYKYEQQELADLIELLPTDQPSYVFFNNVHMRQDALVFKSLLEANAV, from the coding sequence ATGAATAAGCATATAAAAGTTGGTACGTGCGGCTTTAATGGCGCAAAAAACGATTACGCCCAGCAATTCGCCTGCGTTGAGGTCCAGCAGACCTTTTATCAGCCCCCACTTCTGGCAACTTTGGCGCGATGGCGTGCCCAGGTGCCGACCCAGTTTGAATTTACCCTTAAAGCCTGGCAACTAATTACGCACCAGGCCAAAAGTCCTACCTATAAGCGCTTGCGAATCAGCTTGTCTGAGCAGGAGCGGGCGGAGGCTGGCTTTTTCAAACCCACGGCTATTGTCAACCAGGCCTGGCAGCTTACTCTCGAAAGTGCGAAAGCCTTAAAGGCCACAACCATCCTGTTTCAATGCCCCGCCAGCTTTACCCAGACACCCGAGCACATAAACCATCTGGTTGACTTCTTTACGAATATAGAGCGAACCGGTTTACGGCTATGTTGGGAACCTCGTGGCCAATGGGACCAGGAGGTAGTCGGAGACCTTTGCCAGGAACTTGACTTATGGCATGTGGTTGATCCCTTTGCCAGGGCGACCATGACGCCTGAGCAGTGTTATTTTCGCTTGCATGGGCGGCAAGGCTGGCGATATAAATACGAGCAGCAGGAGTTAGCTGATCTGATCGAACTGTTGCCAACGGATCAACCTTCGTATGTTTTCTTCAACAACGTTCACATGCGGCAAGATGCTTTGGTGTTCAAAAGCTTACTTGAGGCCAATGCCGTCTGA
- a CDS encoding Ig-like domain-containing protein, producing MILSLRVFLCALVVSLLCGSATLAQTVSITSVAPNPVCAGGSITVSYAYGQPEPGTVYLYLNGPNTTNVLIGVATTNGGNGVVTGTIPADRIGGSYTVFIRRVSSIFGPVDSPNSSAFTVNAKPAPPGVTNLAYCLGSTGVPPLTASGQNLQWYTVNTGGTGSSTAPTPPTSTAGTTNYYVSQTVNGCESSRATLAVTTNPLPAKPTVVSSLSYCQNTSAPSLAGAVTSGSNPKWYTSATGGSGTSIAPTPQTTVVGTTTYYVSQTDGNGCESARADITVTIKANPTAPTVTTPVTYCQGQPATPLSATPVNGATLNWFGPSGNALGSTAPTPPTSSPGTTFYSVSQTFGGCSSPVSTITVVVNAKPAAPTTNPVGVCQNTTPISLATSVTSGTNLRWYTTASGGVASTVAPTPPTTTVGSTTYYVSQVDNNGCESDRAVVTYTVNTYPAAPTVSASPLTYCQNSAAVPLTATPVASATLTYYTVASGGTAYASLTPSTTASNYYYVSQTLNGCEGPRAAIGVVINALPAQPSVTTPLTYCQFAVAAPLSATASTNYSLSWYGTNATGGTASTVAPTPSTTTDGAFTYYVSQKDPLGCESGRAPISVTIYPKPAAPSIAPASACLNSVPAPLTQFVTASGTLKWYTTSTGGTASTVAPTLSTTAVGATTYYVSQTNANGCESDRAAITFTVNPLPTTPVPTPTALIYCQNATAQPLTATGQNLKWYSAASGGTLLGSSVTPSTSLASSITYYVSQTDANGCESARASVTVTTVSRPAAPTVSTLPITYCQFATTAPLSATPITGNTLNWYGPAATGGTASATATVPATDPAGTKPYYVSQTDGNGCESSSRASITVIVNPKPTAPTVNSVTLCQNAPTVALATAVTSGTNLKWYTVQNGGTGSAVAPTLSTAAVGSTTYYVSQTSADGCESDRSAIVVMVKPLPVAPTLSLNTQNLCQSSVPTPLTATATGTLKWYDVNGQSYASITPSTNVIGPTTYFVSQIVDGCEGPKATLDVVVIPKPGVPMVTTAVTYDQFSAAAPLSATASANYSLSWYGTNATGGTASTVAPTPPTTMDGTFTYYVSQKDPNGCESERASIRVTISAKPVALATVTTDTPSGISATTVNLGGNVTTDGGASVTERGIVYLSGNGVPTTANTKLSIGSGISSFSTTLTSLTPATTYSVRAYAINSVGTSYGNVQLFTTLSITATPVLATPSNGTTTASAQPTYTGTAPAGSTVTVYVDNTSIGTTIANGGNFSLVQPTALSQGSHTVYATAQLSGQASSANSTTNTFTYQPEIIGGADLSPTLSLPQANFTSSGPSSTRNLIMIISEQAGKATSGVIVLTLTAPLGYSPSFDPALTSINVTGGTSNPVSVDNANWEVQSSNLRQLTLVSKAGLRISANGVSVIGVALSRTGASMGSANLTVNVNDDATNGYDSNPSNNIYVRVLNAL from the coding sequence ATGATTTTATCTTTACGCGTATTCCTGTGTGCCTTAGTTGTATCCCTTCTGTGCGGTAGCGCCACACTCGCACAAACCGTCAGCATTACTTCCGTTGCCCCCAACCCCGTCTGTGCCGGTGGTTCCATCACGGTTAGCTACGCCTACGGACAGCCTGAGCCAGGCACTGTCTACCTCTACCTGAATGGACCTAATACGACCAATGTCCTCATTGGTGTAGCAACAACCAATGGCGGAAATGGAGTGGTAACGGGAACCATCCCCGCTGATCGCATCGGCGGCTCCTACACCGTGTTCATTCGCCGGGTATCATCCATTTTTGGTCCAGTCGATAGTCCCAACAGCAGTGCCTTCACCGTTAATGCAAAGCCTGCCCCTCCCGGCGTAACGAATCTGGCTTACTGCCTGGGATCAACGGGCGTTCCGCCTTTAACAGCCAGCGGGCAGAATCTGCAATGGTACACCGTTAATACAGGAGGGACCGGCAGCAGTACGGCCCCCACACCCCCCACCTCCACGGCGGGCACGACCAATTATTACGTGAGCCAGACGGTCAATGGCTGTGAAAGTAGTCGGGCTACGCTGGCCGTGACCACCAATCCCTTACCGGCCAAGCCCACGGTTGTTTCCTCGCTGTCCTACTGCCAGAACACATCGGCCCCTTCGTTAGCCGGGGCGGTCACGTCCGGTAGTAATCCGAAATGGTATACCTCTGCGACTGGCGGTAGCGGCACGAGCATCGCGCCCACGCCCCAAACCACGGTTGTCGGTACGACGACTTACTACGTGAGTCAGACCGATGGCAATGGTTGTGAAAGCGCCCGGGCTGACATCACCGTCACCATCAAAGCCAACCCGACGGCTCCCACCGTCACCACGCCGGTGACCTATTGCCAAGGGCAGCCGGCAACTCCGCTGTCAGCGACGCCCGTCAACGGAGCTACTTTGAACTGGTTTGGTCCCTCGGGCAACGCCCTGGGCAGCACGGCCCCCACGCCCCCAACGAGCTCTCCCGGTACGACTTTTTATTCGGTGAGCCAGACGTTTGGTGGCTGTAGCAGTCCGGTTTCGACCATTACAGTAGTGGTCAATGCCAAACCGGCGGCACCCACCACGAATCCAGTGGGTGTCTGTCAAAACACGACGCCAATCTCGCTGGCCACGAGTGTCACCTCAGGAACGAACCTGCGCTGGTACACCACGGCTAGTGGGGGAGTGGCCTCAACGGTTGCCCCGACCCCTCCAACCACTACTGTCGGCTCCACGACCTACTACGTGAGTCAGGTTGATAACAACGGCTGTGAGAGTGACCGGGCGGTGGTTACCTATACAGTGAATACCTATCCGGCGGCTCCAACGGTGAGTGCCAGTCCACTGACGTATTGCCAGAATTCGGCAGCGGTGCCCTTGACGGCCACCCCCGTGGCCAGCGCCACGCTGACTTATTATACCGTTGCCAGTGGCGGAACGGCATATGCGTCGCTGACTCCCTCGACCACAGCCAGCAACTATTATTATGTTAGTCAGACACTTAATGGCTGCGAAGGGCCACGAGCTGCTATTGGCGTCGTCATTAATGCCCTGCCAGCCCAACCTTCTGTTACCACGCCTTTGACTTATTGTCAGTTTGCGGTGGCTGCTCCCTTAAGCGCCACGGCATCGACGAACTATTCACTCAGTTGGTACGGCACCAATGCCACGGGCGGAACAGCCTCGACCGTCGCGCCAACACCCTCAACGACGACGGACGGAGCCTTTACCTACTATGTGAGCCAGAAAGATCCCCTGGGTTGTGAGAGTGGGCGGGCACCCATCAGCGTGACGATCTATCCGAAACCCGCAGCGCCCAGCATCGCCCCCGCCAGCGCCTGTCTGAATAGCGTACCTGCTCCACTGACCCAATTCGTCACGGCTAGCGGTACCCTGAAATGGTATACAACCTCGACTGGAGGCACCGCTTCGACGGTGGCCCCGACACTCTCGACGACGGCTGTGGGTGCCACTACCTACTACGTCAGCCAGACGAACGCTAACGGCTGCGAAAGCGACCGGGCAGCGATTACCTTCACGGTGAACCCGCTGCCGACGACTCCTGTGCCGACGCCCACGGCTCTCATCTATTGTCAGAATGCAACGGCCCAGCCCCTAACGGCGACGGGCCAGAATCTGAAATGGTACTCGGCGGCCAGTGGAGGTACGCTGCTGGGCAGTTCCGTTACGCCGTCCACATCACTAGCGAGTTCGATCACCTACTACGTGAGCCAGACCGATGCCAACGGCTGCGAAAGCGCCCGGGCCAGCGTTACGGTGACGACCGTGTCGAGACCCGCTGCGCCAACGGTGAGTACCTTGCCCATAACGTATTGCCAGTTTGCGACGACTGCTCCGTTATCGGCGACGCCCATTACGGGCAACACGCTCAACTGGTATGGCCCCGCTGCTACGGGTGGTACGGCGTCGGCCACGGCGACGGTGCCAGCGACGGACCCCGCGGGCACTAAGCCCTATTACGTCAGCCAGACGGATGGGAATGGGTGCGAAAGCAGCAGCCGGGCATCGATTACCGTCATTGTGAACCCCAAACCGACCGCACCAACGGTGAACTCGGTTACCCTGTGTCAGAATGCACCCACGGTTGCTCTAGCGACGGCGGTGACCTCGGGCACTAATTTGAAGTGGTACACTGTTCAAAACGGCGGCACCGGCTCGGCCGTAGCGCCGACCCTGTCGACGGCGGCCGTAGGGTCAACCACGTATTATGTAAGCCAGACGAGTGCCGACGGTTGCGAGAGTGACCGCAGTGCGATTGTGGTAATGGTGAAACCACTGCCTGTGGCGCCGACATTAAGTCTGAATACCCAGAATCTCTGTCAGAGTTCGGTGCCCACCCCGCTGACGGCCACCGCGACGGGAACGTTAAAATGGTACGATGTTAACGGCCAGAGTTATGCATCGATCACGCCCTCGACGAATGTGATTGGCCCAACCACATATTTCGTTAGTCAGATCGTTGACGGTTGTGAAGGACCGAAAGCTACGCTGGATGTCGTTGTGATTCCCAAGCCCGGCGTGCCAATGGTTACTACGGCTGTTACCTATGACCAATTCAGCGCTGCTGCTCCCTTAAGTGCTACCGCGTCGGCGAACTATTCACTTAGCTGGTACGGTACCAATGCTACAGGAGGTACGGCCTCGACCGTCGCGCCAACGCCCCCAACAACGATGGATGGGACTTTTACCTACTACGTGAGCCAGAAAGACCCTAACGGCTGTGAGAGCGAGCGGGCGTCTATCCGTGTGACGATCTCTGCGAAACCTGTAGCCCTCGCCACCGTTACCACCGACACACCCTCGGGCATTTCCGCCACCACGGTCAACCTGGGTGGTAACGTCACCACCGACGGCGGAGCCAGCGTCACGGAACGGGGTATCGTTTATTTGAGCGGAAACGGTGTGCCCACCACGGCCAATACCAAACTCAGCATCGGCTCCGGTATCAGTTCTTTCTCAACTACCCTGACCTCCCTGACCCCCGCTACCACTTACTCGGTAAGAGCCTATGCCATCAACAGCGTCGGCACTAGTTACGGAAATGTACAGCTCTTTACTACCCTGAGTATCACTGCTACGCCGGTCCTGGCCACACCCTCCAACGGAACAACGACTGCCTCGGCCCAACCGACCTATACCGGCACCGCCCCGGCTGGCAGTACTGTTACTGTTTATGTGGATAATACATCCATCGGCACTACCATTGCCAATGGGGGCAACTTCAGCTTGGTTCAGCCGACTGCCCTCAGTCAGGGTAGCCACACCGTCTATGCCACCGCTCAACTTAGTGGACAGGCCAGCAGTGCCAACTCGACCACTAATACCTTTACCTACCAACCCGAGATTATTGGTGGCGCCGACCTGAGCCCCACCCTGAGCTTGCCTCAGGCTAACTTCACGAGCTCGGGGCCTTCATCAACCCGTAATCTGATCATGATTATTTCCGAGCAGGCAGGTAAGGCCACTAGTGGGGTGATCGTGTTGACGCTGACTGCTCCGCTGGGCTACAGCCCCAGCTTTGATCCGGCTCTAACCAGCATCAATGTGACGGGAGGCACCTCCAATCCAGTTTCTGTCGACAATGCCAACTGGGAAGTGCAGTCAAGCAATCTCCGGCAACTGACGCTGGTCAGCAAAGCCGGTCTGCGAATCAGCGCCAATGGGGTATCTGTGATTGGGGTGGCTTTAAGTCGGACGGGGGCCAGTATGGGTTCGGCCAACCTGACGGTCAATGTCAACGACGATGCCACGAATGGATATGACAGTAATCCATCCAATAATATCTACGTTCGTGTCCTCAATGCGTTATAA
- a CDS encoding SMP-30/gluconolactonase/LRE family protein yields the protein MKLSFIPCSLAVLSATWLITACEDHRASPNAPFPERINFAAERQYPEGIAYSSQLGKFLVTSIPQGKIGTVDTDGRYEDLLTDPGFIAGIGMKVADGRVFVCNSDQGRSDRSTSATTRQTAELLVFNLTTRQLERRTNLAALIPAADPNFANDVTIAPDGTAYVTDSFSPVIYKVTAAGVASVLVRDDVRFASPTFGLNGIAYHPNGYLIVANTGQGKLYKVDLQNGNAVSEIGGTGALPGDGLTFLNNDLYVVTGGNRVAQVRSSDNWQTASIIKYDANGYTGATTSVAVNNQIYTLNARIGEVGNARDFSIQRFR from the coding sequence ATGAAACTATCCTTTATTCCCTGTTCACTCGCTGTTCTATCCGCTACCTGGCTAATAACCGCCTGCGAAGATCACCGTGCCAGTCCCAACGCCCCGTTTCCAGAGCGCATTAATTTTGCTGCCGAACGCCAATATCCGGAAGGGATTGCTTACTCGTCGCAATTGGGGAAGTTTTTGGTTACCTCGATTCCGCAGGGTAAAATTGGCACGGTTGATACCGATGGCCGTTATGAAGACTTATTGACGGATCCCGGATTTATTGCCGGCATTGGCATGAAAGTCGCCGATGGGCGCGTGTTTGTCTGCAATAGTGATCAGGGCCGGTCGGACAGGAGTACATCCGCTACAACGCGTCAAACGGCTGAACTTCTGGTCTTTAATCTAACCACACGCCAGTTGGAGCGACGAACCAATTTGGCGGCTCTGATTCCGGCGGCCGATCCGAACTTTGCAAACGACGTAACGATTGCGCCAGACGGAACAGCCTACGTAACGGACTCCTTTTCGCCTGTGATCTATAAAGTCACGGCAGCCGGTGTAGCCAGCGTTCTGGTGCGGGACGATGTCCGGTTCGCTAGCCCAACCTTTGGCCTGAATGGCATTGCTTACCACCCGAACGGCTACCTCATCGTCGCTAATACCGGACAGGGAAAGCTCTACAAGGTAGATTTACAGAACGGCAATGCCGTCTCTGAAATAGGTGGTACGGGGGCTCTACCCGGTGATGGATTGACATTTCTGAATAATGATCTGTATGTGGTGACGGGAGGAAACCGGGTAGCTCAGGTGCGAAGTTCGGATAATTGGCAAACAGCTTCTATTATAAAATACGATGCCAATGGGTATACGGGTGCTACTACAAGTGTAGCTGTGAACAACCAGATTTATACCCTCAACGCCCGCATTGGAGAAGTTGGCAATGCGCGCGACTTCAGCATTCAGCGGTTCCGGTAA
- a CDS encoding glycoside hydrolase family 2 TIM barrel-domain containing protein — protein MMTAYSYRPLFLIRWFLTVGLWSLCSCQNTQQKQISSTNLAAPTAIRFDGSSYQLLRHGKPYFIKGAGGVSHFDELKACGGNSIRVWDDIDAGRILDEAQALGLTVMFGLWVEREIEGFDYDDHDAVERQYERIRKTILKYRNHPALLLWCVGNEWAQEAKNFKVYDEVNRLSKLVHQLDPNHPVCTVISPDSKRAIWLVSKRCTDVDILGVNSYALTEKLGEFFQKGGWTKPYLISEYGAQAYWETTVSAWGAPDEPDSRQKAAFVRPFYQKYIGSQPPNCFGAYIFYWGQKQEETHTWFSLFDEQGRQTPLVGLMQELWSGKKPANLAPVVEGLFIDGQPMRNRSYTASALHQAEIRVHDPEGDPLTFSWEIKPHAQPGADFVGVPRPALQGLLERTNTRTVRFHLPEKPGAYRLFVNVYDTHRHVATATFSFEVAGLSQTTPLPTDD, from the coding sequence ATGATGACGGCATATTCGTATCGACCACTATTCCTGATAAGGTGGTTTCTGACCGTAGGGCTCTGGAGCCTGTGCAGTTGCCAGAACACACAGCAGAAACAGATTTCATCGACCAATCTGGCGGCACCAACGGCGATCCGCTTTGATGGTTCCTCGTACCAGTTGCTTCGACATGGCAAGCCTTACTTCATTAAAGGAGCGGGCGGAGTGAGTCATTTTGACGAACTCAAAGCGTGCGGAGGTAACTCGATCCGGGTTTGGGACGATATTGATGCAGGGCGTATCCTGGACGAGGCCCAGGCATTGGGCCTAACGGTTATGTTCGGGCTGTGGGTTGAGCGGGAGATCGAGGGCTTTGATTACGATGACCACGACGCCGTGGAACGACAGTACGAGCGCATCCGCAAAACCATTCTGAAATACCGTAACCACCCGGCCTTATTGCTGTGGTGTGTGGGCAATGAATGGGCGCAGGAAGCCAAAAACTTTAAAGTTTATGACGAGGTCAACCGTCTATCAAAACTTGTCCACCAGCTCGATCCGAACCATCCGGTTTGCACGGTCATCTCGCCCGATAGTAAGCGGGCTATCTGGCTGGTTAGCAAGCGGTGTACCGATGTAGACATCCTGGGCGTGAATTCCTACGCCCTGACGGAAAAACTGGGTGAGTTCTTTCAGAAAGGCGGCTGGACTAAACCTTATCTGATCTCAGAATATGGCGCACAGGCCTACTGGGAAACAACCGTATCCGCCTGGGGCGCCCCCGACGAACCCGACAGCCGCCAGAAAGCAGCGTTTGTACGGCCTTTTTATCAAAAGTACATTGGCTCCCAGCCGCCTAACTGCTTCGGCGCTTATATTTTCTACTGGGGTCAAAAACAGGAGGAAACACACACCTGGTTCAGCCTGTTCGATGAGCAGGGACGCCAGACACCGCTTGTGGGGTTGATGCAGGAGCTTTGGTCGGGCAAAAAACCAGCCAATCTGGCTCCCGTTGTTGAAGGCCTGTTCATCGACGGGCAACCGATGCGCAATCGTTCCTACACAGCATCAGCACTGCACCAAGCCGAAATCCGGGTGCATGATCCGGAAGGGGATCCGCTCACGTTTTCCTGGGAGATCAAGCCGCACGCGCAACCCGGCGCTGATTTCGTGGGCGTTCCCCGGCCTGCTTTACAGGGGCTGCTGGAACGCACCAATACGCGAACGGTACGCTTTCACCTACCCGAGAAGCCGGGTGCCTATCGGTTGTTTGTGAATGTGTACGATACCCATCGGCATGTAGCCACCGCTACCTTTTCGTTTGAAGTAGCGGGGCTCTCACAAACCA